In the Artemia franciscana chromosome 1, ASM3288406v1, whole genome shotgun sequence genome, one interval contains:
- the LOC136027827 gene encoding UPF0538 protein C2orf76 homolog: MNDLKITINIKLVKSFTYRNTKNIPMKNVDLSEKVEDFIEGIKRAIQTANIPPPFKQHMYDTLKIEQQAHGAKANDPIMGMEHDELILKPGESLYDQGVRHETELALFNFAEYLNYKKSPEIKWE; encoded by the exons ATGAATGacttaaaaattacaataaatataaaGTTAGTGAAATCCTTTACATACCGGAATACCAAGAATATTCCAATGAAAAATGTCGATTTGAGCGAGAAGGTAGAAGATTTTATTGAAGGCATAAAAAGAGCCATACAAACAGCGAATATCCCTCCGCCATTCAAGCAGCATATGTATGATACTTTAAAG ATTGAGCAACAAGCACATGGAGCTAAAGCAAACGACCCAATTATGGGTATGGAACATGATGAATTGATCTTAAAGCCAGGAGAGTCATTATACGACCAAGGTGTACGACATGAAACCGAACTGGCGTTATTCAACTTTGCCGAATATTTGAACTACAAAAAAAGTCCCGAGATTAAGTGGGAGTAA